The Colletotrichum destructivum chromosome 8, complete sequence genome includes the window TTTGGAATGCGCATGCTGACATCAATCCCGTCCAGTACCAAGAATTGACTTGTGTCCGATGGCTCGTGGATCTCAGCGTTTTGCAACATCTTCCTCAACATGGCTCCATCGCATACCCCGTGTTGGCAGATAAAGCAGGCGTTCCCGAGAAGCATCTGAAAGGCGTCGCTCGTATGGCGGTGCTCAACGGCTTCTTGGAAGAGCCCACGTCTGGCCACGTCGCACACAGCCATCCATCGGCCCTTTTGGTCCGTGACGAGAACTTTATGAGCTGGGCCCGATGGATGATGGACTATTCCATGCCAGTGGCGTACAAGTTTGCTGAAGCCACCCGCCGGTGGGGAGACACCGACGCCAAGAATCAGACGGCGTTCAACGTGGCCGAGAACACCACGGATCCGTTCTTCGACCATATTCGAAAGAACCCAGACCTCACGACCGTGTTCTCTAGCTACATGCGGAACGTCACAGCCTCGCGGCCCTGGAGTTTGGCACATGCGGTAGACTGTTTCGATTGGGCGTGGCTGCCAGAAGGGGCCAAGGTTGTTGATGTAGGCGGTTCTCATGGCCAGCTTGCCGTGGAGGTTGCTTCCAAGTTTCCTCACCTCAGATTCATCGTACAGAATCTGCCAGAGACGGTGGAGACTGCTCAGAGAGCCTTTGAAGCCGACACCAGCATCGATCCAGGAGTCAAATCCCACATTCAGTTCATGTCCTCCGACTTCTTCAAGCCTCAAACAGTTTTGGACGCGCACGTCTATTTTCTCCGGATGATTATCCACGACTGGCCTGACAGAGATGCCCGCGTTATTCTGCAAAATCTCCGAGCTGCCCTGGAAGCCAACCCCAGGGCTCGCATCGTCATAATGGACACCATTCTACCGCCTCCGGGCTCCACAACTCTCCAGCACGAACAGCAACTGAGAGTTCGAGATCTTATGATGATGCAGGTCTTCAACGCTAGAGAGCGCGAGTTGGAGAACTGGAAAGTACTACTCAACGATGTCGGAATGGAGATTGACCACTTGCGTCAACCCGACGACAGTGTCATGGGACTCTTGACTGTGCAACTCCAGAGTCCAGCTCCGGGCAGCCCGAGCGACTTCGTGCAAGTCAAGAAGCCGATCATGCCAGCCACAAATGACAAGCCCATTCTCATCATGGGCGCTGGTATCAGTGGTCTATGTCTAGCCCAAGCACTGAGAAAGCACAGTATTCCCTTCCGGGTTTTTGAAAGAGATGCCGGTATAGATTCTCGGCCTCAGGGATACCGCTTGAAGCTTCGGAAAGATGCTGCCGTTGCCCTTGCCGAGAGTTTGCCTGGAGAGGTCTATCAGACTTTTCAAACATCTTGCGCCAACCTTGCCGTCGGGGAAACTGACTTCAACCCATTCACCGGTCTTGTGGTCAACAGTCGGTCCGGCGGTGGGTTGAGTGGGAAGCTTGGGCTTCATCCCAGCTACTGCGTTGACAGAGCTGCCTTCCGTACCACTCTGATGTCGGGAATCGAAGACTGCATGCAGTTTAGCAAAGAGTTGACGTCATACAAGACTGATGACGATCGAGGCGTCGTAACTGTCATGTTCAAAGATGGCGGATCGGTGGAAGGCCGGTTCCTTGTGGGCGCGGATGGCTTGCATTCTGTTGTCCGTCGTGATCTTGTAACCAACCACAAGATCAAGGATACCGGAGCTGCCTGCATCTACGGCAAAACCCTCATGTCCCCGGATGTCCTTGAAAGATTCCCGGAAAAGGGCATGAGATGGATGACCATCGTATCTGACCAGACGCCGATGCTACAATCCTGCATCATTGGAGATGCGCCAGTAACGTTGCTTCTGGAACCGATTCGGTTCAGCCAAGTCAGCCGCTCCCAGCACCAGCTGCCCGCAGACTACATCTACTGGGCTCTGATCGGACCCGAGGCACGCTTCCGTCTGGATGGAGAGGCATCGACGTCCAAGGTTAGCAGCTCAACGTCCGCTCAAGCTGCCACGGAAGCAGCCCGTCTAAGTCTTTCCATCACGCAGGAATGGCATCCCTCCATCCGTTCTGTGCTGGATCAACAGGACACAAGGCAGGCGACCCTGGTTCGTGTAGTGTCTTCTGTGCCCGATGTACCTTCATGGCCACCGTCTGCGATGGCGACGTTGCTCGGAGATGCCATACACCCCATGAGCCCCTGTGGTGGAGTCGGAGCTCAGACTGCCATCTGCGACGCATGCAGTCTTGCAAAGACAATTGCCGCAGCTCAAGGATCCCCTACAGCTGGAGACATCGGGACGTTTGAGGAGGCCATGCGACTACGTGCTCGCCGGAGCATTCTGCAGAGTGAGGTGGGTTCGAAGAAAATGTTTGGGCTGCGCTCATTGGAAGACTGTGACGCCTGGACTGGATTTTAGGGTTTCAGAAAAATAAAGATTGACAGCCTTTGTGATATTATTCCGAAGTGTTTCCAGAAAGGTTTCCGGTCCATGCGCTCTTCTCTTGGGTCATCAAGGAGATCACTCAGGCATCTTTCCCTGTTCGACAAACCGACGTCGTCTACAGTGACTTACTCTCGGAGAGCATTAACTGTGGTTTAGTAACATCCCTCTTCCTGGCATGTTTGAGAGCCACTCTGCTATATACGATAATTGACAGACGTGCTGTTGCATTCAAGATACATGGCCAAGGGGGTCTTTCTTCAGGTCGCCCGGGTACACAACATGATGAAAAACATAGTATAAGCGTTATAACAATACTGAACAGATTTCAAAGTTTCTTAAAAACGGAACATCATAGAGGCTTCTTCAAAAGGTATACGATAAGTTTTTACCTGCGGGTCAGGAATTGCTCAAGGTTGGCCTGACTAACTAACCCTGCCCTAGTCAGACCAGCCAGATGCACTGATGCTGACTTGACTGTGGCTGCACCTTTGCAGTCTATTTGACCCGAAGAGAAAAGATTGGCTGCAGCCAACCACATTAGACAAGCCCACCTCAGCAGGGAAATGCAGCAACCTAAAGTTCAGTAAGGAATCCCCGATGGCAGAGTATGTAGGGAGCACAGACAGAGAATGCTTCTAGC containing:
- a CDS encoding Putative O-methyltransferase domain, FAD-binding domain, O-methyltransferase COMT-type, giving the protein MEFYQKLRTSLDSIASNGSELLRQAENGSTGASPYEDKSEAIHHPRKKLMESAMKLLHLVTMPEEYLDHLANGVSCCLSSESELWNAHADINPVQYQELTCVRWLVDLSVLQHLPQHGSIAYPVLADKAGVPEKHLKGVARMAVLNGFLEEPTSGHVAHSHPSALLVRDENFMSWARWMMDYSMPVAYKFAEATRRWGDTDAKNQTAFNVAENTTDPFFDHIRKNPDLTTVFSSYMRNVTASRPWSLAHAVDCFDWAWLPEGAKVVDVGGSHGQLAVEVASKFPHLRFIVQNLPETVETAQRAFEADTSIDPGVKSHIQFMSSDFFKPQTVLDAHVYFLRMIIHDWPDRDARVILQNLRAALEANPRARIVIMDTILPPPGSTTLQHEQQLRVRDLMMMQVFNARERELENWKVLLNDVGMEIDHLRQPDDSVMGLLTVQLQSPAPGSPSDFVQVKKPIMPATNDKPILIMGAGISGLCLAQALRKHSIPFRVFERDAGIDSRPQGYRLKLRKDAAVALAESLPGEVYQTFQTSCANLAVGETDFNPFTGLVVNSRSGGGLSGKLGLHPSYCVDRAAFRTTLMSGIEDCMQFSKELTSYKTDDDRGVVTVMFKDGGSVEGRFLVGADGLHSVVRRDLVTNHKIKDTGAACIYGKTLMSPDVLERFPEKGMRWMTIVSDQTPMLQSCIIGDAPVTLLLEPIRFSQVSRSQHQLPADYIYWALIGPEARFRLDGEASTSKVSSSTSAQAATEAARLSLSITQEWHPSIRSVLDQQDTRQATLVRVVSSVPDVPSWPPSAMATLLGDAIHPMSPCGGVGAQTAICDACSLAKTIAAAQGSPTAGDIGTFEEAMRLRARRSILQSEVGSKKMFGLRSLEDCDAWTGF